The Bacillaceae bacterium IKA-2 DNA window ACTATCAAGTAGAGTAGAGCATTGTCAACTGTTGGCACAGCTAATTACTGCGGAGCTGCCGACCTATCGGATAGAGCTTCTAACTGGAAAAGTAAAAAGTTTAGAAAGAGAAATGATCATTAATCAAGCTCGAACTGGCGATATCCAGCTCATTATCGCAACACAAGTAGCGGATGAAGGGTTAGACATTCCTAATTTAAGCAAATTGTATTTAGGAACTCCATCTAAGTCGAAAGCAAAAATAAAACAGCAGTTAGGTAGAATTATGAGAAAAGTAGATGTTAAAGAAACTTCAAGCGTCTATGATTTTGTCGACCTTAAAATACCTATCTTCCGGCGTCACGCCAATATCCGCAATGTCGTTTATTGTCAACTGGGCTGTCCAATCTCTTGATTTTCTTCTTTTGTAAACAGAGTGGCGAAAACATCTCGCTTTGGATGTTCAGTGGAATTGAATTTTCCCGCAATGACATGAACAAATCAAAAAAAACTCAACAAGTGTCCTCATGGGCACTTGTTGGGGACAGAAATCAAAATCACTTATCGAAGTTTTCAATTATTTATTTTAATAAAAGTAAAATACTTACTAAATTAACAGAAAATTTAGTATAATAAGAAAAGTATTAGTTATTAATCGTTATTAGGGGGAAAAGCAATGGATACCATTATAAATGATAAGTTAACGGAACTAGATCGAGCGATCAGTCAGTATGTGCGGACGGATACATTCCCCTTGGCCATTACTATTGTGAAGGATGAGACAAAAATACCTAAAAAAGCAAAGCGGCCATTAAGAGATTTAGGTGTTCGATTTTCGATTTGCCAAGGAATTTCAGTCGCACGAAGGTACGGTTGGACCTTAGCGATGGGAGCCGAAGATCAGTCCTGTCCAATTGCTAGAATTGCCTTTGGCTTTGAGGAAGAAGTCTCCTTTTACAAAGAAGGAAACTTACCAGAAGGAATGTATACAAAAACATGTGAACTAGGCGCAAAAACCGAGTCTGTTGTACCGAAGTTTTCGAAAGAAGAAGCAGGAACCATTTTAATGAGTTCCCTTTCACGAACGAGTTTCAAGCCAGATATAATTCTTGTTTATGGAAATTCAGCTCAGGTGATGCGGATGGTTGCGGCAGCTTTATACAATGGCGGGGCCGAGATTACCTCGACATTTAGTGCAAGAGCTGACTGTGCTGATATTGTCATTAAAACATTGCAAACAAAAAAACCACAAGTCATTTTGCCTTGTTATGGAGATCGGGTTTTTGGACAAACGCAAGATCACGAAATGGCATTTACACTTCCATATGAGTCGATTGATGATTTTATGGAGGGATTGAAAGGAACACATAAAGGTGGTGTAAGATATCCAATCCCAGTTTTCTCACGCTATGAGGCTCAGTTCCCACCTACTTATGAAGCATTAAGTCGAATGTTTTCAGAGTAAATATTGGTGAATGAATTTCGTCATGCAGTTTCTGTACCACTAGAATGATATATCTAGTTGAATTAGATTATTTTCAACTAGCCACTAGGAAGCTCAATCTAGTTGAAACAGATTATTTCCAACTAGATTGAGCCTGATCTGGATAGTTTATTGGTATTAAGAAATATTGAAGTTGACTAGAAGATAATTTTTTTTTTCAATCATTATCATTGTAAATTTACTGAGGGTATGATAGAACTAGAGTGTAGTTACATACTCAAAAATTTAATAGTTCACTACTAGGGGCGCTTTAAAAGCTGAGAGAGACAATTGTCTTAACCCTTATAACCTGATCTAGGTCATTCTAGCGTAGGAAAGAAGTGTGGGGAAATGTTATTAGCGTCTAGCTGATAAGGATTTTCATGTATAAACCACTCCTACCTAAATGGAAGTGGTTTTTTGTTTTTTTCGAAGCTACCAAGGCGCTTTTCTCTATAATTTATTAGCGAGTAGGTGAATAGAACATGGGTGGTTGCTTGAATAAAGGGATAATAAGTGGGGCGAGTAAATGACTAGGAAAGCATTGCAATTTGAAGATGTGTCTTTTGCTTATCAAAGTAGTAAGGAACCAAAAGCGATATTGGATAAACTTAACTTTTATATTAACGAAGGTGAGTTAGTTAGTATCATCGGCCCGAGCGGATCAGGAAAAAGTACGATTTTCAAATTAATAACCGGACTAGAAAAGCCTTGTCATGGTCAGATCTTGATTAACGAGGAGCATTATCAGAACCGTTTGGGACGAGTTGGTTATATGCCGCAACAAGATTTACTGATGCCTTGGCGAACAATTATTGAAAATGCTGCGCTACCTCTTGAAATCAAAGGGATGACAAAAAAAATGGCTTATCAAAAAGTACTCGAGCTTCTTGATCAATTTGACTTAAAAGAAGCCCGTGATTTGTATCCTAGCGAGTTATCTGGAGGAATGAAGCAACGAATTTCTTTTTTGAGGACAGTACTGAGTGGTTCTAATGTACTTTTGTTAGATGAACCATTTAGTTCCCTCGATGCGATAACGAGACTTTCAATGCAAGAGTGGTTGCTGGGCCAATGGAAAAAATGGAAGTTGTCAATCTTGTTTATTACTCATGATGTTGACGAAGCTTTGTTTTTATCAGACCGAGTTTTTGTTTTTACTGAAAATCCCGTACAGCGCTTTGCTGAAATAAAGGTGCCGCTAGGTCGTCCAAGAGTGATCCGTGATATTCATAGCCCAAAAGTGATTGAAGTTAAGGAACAACTTATTGAACGGCTTCGTACAAGGAGATTAATATGAAGCAATTCAAGAACATGATCCCAGCTTTCTTGTTGATACTATTATTTTTGGGAGTCTGGCAAATGGTAGCTAGCTTGATGGCTAAGCCATTTATCTTGCCAACACCAACGCAAGTAATCATGAAATTATGGGATTTAAAAGAACCTTTATTTCTTGTCCATCTTCCGGCGACGTTACTAATTATTTTAACGGGACTAGCGCTGTCGGTCTTACTAGGTGTAGGATTAGCCATTTGGATGAATGTTAGTAAACTAGCAGAAAAAGCTTTTTACCCAATTCTAGTTTCTTCACAAACCATTCCAATCATCGCCATTGCTCCTATTTTTGTGCTCTGGTTTGGCTACTCACTATGGAGTAAAGTAGCTGTTACGTTAATTATCACATTTTTTCCAATTACCGTTAGTACCTTTGACGGTTTACGTTCCAGTAGCAAAGAATTAAAAGAGTTACTGCAAACGATGGGGGCTAGTAAAAAAGACATCTTTCTTAAATTAAATGTTCCGTCAGCGTTACCTTACTTTTTTTCTGGCCTAAAAGTAGCTGTTACGCTAAGTGTCATTGGTGCTGCGATTGGTGAATGGTTAGGAGCGCAAAGTGGCTTAGGGTACTTTAGCCGCCGGATGATGACTCAGTTTGATGCAGCAGGGGTTTTTGCACCAATTGTCTTGTTGTCAGCGATTGGGATTAGCTTATTTTTAGCCGTTGTTATCATCGAAAAAATAACTTTAAAATGGAGGAAGACAGAGTGAAAAAAGCAATTTTTATATTAATTAGCCTAATACTTCTGATTGGGATTACAGCGTGTGGACAAGAAGAAACGGAAGAAGAAGTAGGAAATTCAAATCAGGAAACAGAAAATGAAGAAAATCAAGGGCAAGAAAAAGATGCAGTTGAAAAAACTGAATTAGCCGAAGTTGATATTATGTTAGATTGGTATCCAAATGCTGTTCATAGTTACTTATATGCTGCAATTGAAAATGGATATTTTGAGGACGAAGGAATAAAAGTTAATATCCAATTCCCAGCAAACCCAACAGATCCAATTAACCTTGTGGCAGCAGGGCAAATAACATTAGGAATTTCGTACCAGCCTGATGTTGTTATTGCGCGCGGAAATCAAGACGTACCGATTAAAGCTATTGCGGCAATCGTTCGTTCGCCGTTAAATCACACTGTATTTTTAGAAGATAGTGTAATTAATAGCCCAATAGATCTTGAAGGAAAAACAGTTGGTTACCCGGGAATTCCATTAAACGAAGCGTTAATTAAAACGATGGTGGAAACAGATGGTGGTGATTATGATAAAGTCACGATGATTGATGTTGGCTTTGAATTGGGCTCATCTTTAACTACTGAGCGTGTTGATGCCGTCACTGGTGCTTATATCAACCATGAAGTACCTGTTTTAAAGCATAAAGGTTTTGAGACTCGTTATTTTAATCCTGTTGATTACGGTGTTCCAAGCTTTTATGAATTAGTGATTGTTACTAATGACGATACTTGGAATGAAAGACAAGCAGATATTGAAGCTTTTTGGCGAGGCGCAACGAAAGGCTATGAATTTATGAAAAACAATCCTGAAGATGCATTAGCAATTTTATTGAGTAATCAAAACGAAGCTAATTTTCCACTTGTAGAAGAGGTAGAAACACAAAGCTTAGAAATTCTCCTGCCTAAAATGGAATCAGCTCTTGGTTTTGGCAGTCAAGATGAAGCAGCTTGGCAAGAGACGGTTGATTGGATGCTTGAGTTAGGGCTTCTTAATCAGGCGCCATCTCTAGACGATATTTTTGTGAATATTGTCAAATAATACTGTTGTAGTAAAAACACTGACCACCTTGGTCGGTGTTTTTTCTTTGTAAATGAAAAATCATGACGAGGAGTTAGAAAGAACCAGATTATTCAAGGGGTGGTATATGATCTTGGTCGGCGCTGGTTCTTTTTTATCATTTTTTTAAAATTAATAAAATAAATTACTTGAATTACCTGACGGGGTATTATACAATGTATTTATAATAAAATACCTAACAGGGTATTGGAAGTGAATTTTAAGGAGGAATTAATTTGAAGATTACAGATAGTGCAAAAAAACACCTGACAAAAGTTTTTTCTGAAAATACAGTTTCAAGCTTACGTGTTTTTATAGCAGGCATGGGCTGAGGTGGTCCACAATTAGGTTTGGTTCTGGAAGAACCACAAAAGAGTGACATTATCAAAGAAATTAACGGGATTAAAGTTTCATTCGAAAACAGGGCAGTAGAATTTGCTGAGCAATTTATACTCGATAGTAAAAACAGTGAGTTTTCTCTAACAAACAGTTATAGCAATTGCTAAAATTAACTTAATTAGTGCTGTTTACCAAATTGGTAAGCAGCACTTTTGATTTTTGGTGTGATATTATATAGAAGAGGGAAGCTATTATCTAACAGTTCCAAAAGATTAGAAAAATAAAATGAATTGCAAAAAAATAAGTCTTTTTAGTTGAAATTAATTTAAGGAAAAGTATAGTGTTAAGTAGTAGTATGTTTACAAAGGTGGGAGGAAACATGACTAACTTTACAAATGTAGAAAAGTTCCCTTACGTTACGTATCCCGATGATAGGCTTCTTTTTCAGTTTGGAAAAACTGATTGGGAGTTAGATTTAAAAGATCGTAAAACACAGCAAAAAAGAAGCTTTTTTGATCGAATTATTGGTTTTGACCCAAACAAACCAATTAAAAGAACGAGTTTTTTTGATATTGTTGACGAGGATGAGCACTTTTATCATTGTATTATTGGCTTTCGTGACGATGTTTCAGGTCAATTTACGTATACCTTACTTTGTAAAGAAAGTGATCCTGCAAATAATATTTTTTGTGCTTTTGATGATGGACTTGTCTTGGTATCAAAAAAAGCATTTTTGGAAGCTTCGAAACAAAATAGTGAAGCAGATTTTATGATGGGAATTATTGAGGAAAGTGCTCTTTGTAATGGAGCAAAGATTAATTCTGAAGATCAGTTAGAAAAAGGTAAATTGAAGGATAAGTATAAAATATCATTAACAAGAAAAAGACAGCTTGTAGTAAATGGTTATCATTATGCATTTATTGCCTCAAGCTACGCGCTCTTGTATGGATTTGATGGCTATGACGACTTTATGACCGGTCATGATATGATTGATGTTGATACTGGCGGTATGTTCTAAAAATTTTAGAAAAGCTACGAGAAACCTCTAGAGTTACTCGCAGCTCAATAATTACTATTGCTGGTTTGGACGATTTTGTTGCTGTTGTTGCTGTTGTGCCTGTTGAAGCTGTTGGGTCGCTTGCTGAATTTGTTGAGTTGCTTGCTGCAACTGTTGTTGTTGTTGTGGTGACGACTGTTGTGTAGCTTGGTCAATTTGTTGCTTAGCTTGTTGTAATTGTTGCTGTACTTGTGCTAATTGTTGTGGATCAGCTTGTTGCTGTGCTTGCTGCATCGCTTGCTCTGCCTGTTGAATTGCTTGCTGCGCTTGCTGAATTTGTTGTTGGTTTTGTTGTGTCATAATCATCATCACCCTTAAAATTAGTTTGCCTAACAGTGATGTTCAAAAAGTTAGCTAATCAAAGTTTGTGAATCACTTCATTAGCTGTACTTATCCTTCTTAGAACACCTGCCAATAAGACAACAAGTTTAATTTGTGATAAAAACCGCTTTTTTATGTAATGAAAGATTTTTTAAAAAAAAACCAATGAATTGGTTTGGGGGGAAAAAGATGAGTAAATTAGATTTACAGACATTTTTTGAAGAGAAAGTTGGAAATGCAAAAAATCAATTTGAACGAACAATTGAATGTAAACACATCGAATTTGATGATCTTTATCCATATATGAGTGAGCAACCTCAATTTTTTTGGTACAAACGATATGTGGCTTGGCAAGAGTTAATGACAGTCATTAAACTTTCAGAAGAGCTAGGTGAAAATTGGAGTAATGCTTTTTCAGCTAAACAAATTAAGTATATCAATGCAAAAGTGTTAGATGCCAAAGTTCTTGATGATTGGTATGATACACCAGAAAAATAGCTATAGCTAAAATAGTTGTGAGCATTAAGACAATAAAATGTCTTAGTGCTTTTTATTTTTTGTGATAAACTAAACTACTAATTGAATAATATTATAAAAAAGGAAATCAACAAGGAGATGCTACTTTGGATAAAGAAAAATTAAGATTACAGTTTGAGAAAGCACTAGAAACTCACGAGGATGGGACAGGAAATTTATTTTTTTACTCACTTTTAGATTTCACGTTTGATTATCACACAGATCGAGAAGTTGTTAGTATTGAAGTACCGATTTCTAGTTTAATGTATAACCCAATAGGATTTATCCATGGAGGTATTTTTACATATATAGCTGATACTGCAATGGGGCATTTATGTGCAGCTTTTGCGGATCAACCTGGAGTTTCCCTAGAACTTAAAACACAATTTTTAAAGACCGCAAAAACAGGAACATTGTTTGCAGAAGCCTACTTCTTAAAGAAGGGGAAAAATATTCAGTTTATTGAATGCGTGATTAAAGACGAACAAAAGCAAGTACTAACGAAAACAACAGCAACATTTTATTCAATCCACCAAAAATAATCATCGTTTATCTACAATTAGGTTCATCTTCCTTTTTATCTTTCATAAACATCATTTATGAGTGCTTATAAAATAGGAGGCTGAATGATCATGCAGATACATGTTGTTCAAACGGAGGAAACGCTTTGGCGAATTGCACAAGTTTATAATTCAACAGGTGAAGAAATTGCCAGTGCTAACAAACTAACTGATCCAGAGCGTTTAGTAGTTGGTCAGGCGCTGGTCATACCAATTGTAGGAAGCTTTTATTTTGTCCAGCCAGGGGATAATTTATGGTCAATTGGTCAAAAATTTGGAATTAATTACGTAACAATTGCCCAATTAAATCAGCTTGATCCGAGTCAACCATTAGTAGTAGGTTTGAGACTGTATATTCCACCACAACCAAAACAAAGCGTTGAAACAAATGCCTATATCGAGCCAAGAGGTACAACAGTGAGTGAAAATTTACTTAATCAAGCAAGATCAGCAGGACCATATTTAACCTATCTGGCTCCATTCAGTTATGAGGCAAGGAGAGATGGATCACTTGACGCACAACCGCTCAATGGGATACCAGAAGTAGCTGAAGAAACAGGTGCTTCATTAATGATGGTTGTAACGAACCTTGAAGAAGGTGAATTCAGTGGGGAACTAGGAAGGGATATTCTTCAAAGCGTTGCTGTTCAAGACTTGCTCATAGACAGTATTATTGCGGAAACGAGACGTGTGACCAAATATACCGATGTTCATTTTGATTTTGAATTTTTGCCTGTTGACCAGCGAGAAGCCTATAATAATTTTCTGAGACGTGCAGCAGGAAAATTAAGAGCAGAGGGTTTATTAATATCAAGTGCATTGGCGCCAAAAACACGTCGCGACCAGCCAGGTCAGTGGTACGAAGCACATGATTATCGAGCACATGGAGAAATCGTCGACTTTGTAGTTCTGATGACATACGAGTGGGGCTATTCTGGAGGACCACCTATGGCCGTTTCACCAATTGGGCCAGTTGAGGAAGTGATCCAATATGCATTAACTGAGATGCCTGCTTCCAAAATAATGATGGGACAAAATTTATACGGTTATGATTGGACATTACCATTTGTTCCTGGAGGCCCTTATGCAAAAGCGGTAAGTCCGCAAAGAGCGATTGAAATTGCCAAACAATATAATGTTCCAATCCAATATGATAACCAAGTTCAAGCTCCCCATTTTGATTACGTTGATGAAGAAGGAGCAGCTCACAAAGTCTGGTTTGAAGATGCGAGATCAATCCAAGCAAAATTTGACCTAATCAAACGTCTAGAGCTGCGCGGGATAAGCTATTGGAAATTAGGCTTACCATTCCCGCAAAACTGGCTACTAATTGATGAGAATTTTGATGTTGTAAAACGTTAAAAAAATAAATTAGTTATTTAGTTGAGTGAATTTCACAATACCAATAAATTAGCCATATCAAGCTATATCTAGTTGTATCTAGTAATTGAAATCATGAAATTCACTTAAGTAATTCGATTTTAATAAAAAAAGATAGGAGCAATCACTCCTATCTTTTTTTGTGTCGATATTTAAGTTCAGAAATTGATTTGGCGGATAAATCACTAATTTGGTAAATAATCTTTATAAAACTTTTAAAACTATCATTTTATTTATTAATCTTATTATTCTGATAAAATTAAATGCTATTGCATAATTACAGTGAAAGTTTACAATGAAAATACAAATGTTTTTTCTAGAAACACAAAAGGAGGATAACTAAATTGAAATTAGTATTAAAATTAATCGCTGGAATTGTAATCGGAATCATTTTAGGACTTATTGCACCTGACTTTCTTATTCGCTTACTTGTTACAATCAAAGTTGTATTTGGAAGTTTTATCGGATTTATCATACCATTAATTATTTTATTTTTTATTGCAAGTGGGGTTGGAGGTTTAGGGAAGAAATCCGGACGTCTAGTCGGGACGACAGTTGGGCTTTCCTATTTATTTACTGTCATTGCCGGATTACTAGCATTTGTTATTTCAATTACAGTGATCCCGTTTACTTCACCAGAACAAGCTGGTATTGCTGAGGGAACTTCATTTGAACCATTTTTAAGATTAGAAATAACACCAATTATGGGAGTTGTTACAGCGCTTGTTGCAGCATTTTTATTTGGAATCGGGATGGCGAAAACAGAGAGTAAGACGTTGAAAGTTGTTTTTGATGAAGGGAAAAACATTATTGATTTAGTTATTGCAAAAATTATTATTCCATTTTTACCAATCTATATCGCAACTATTTTTGCTGAATTAGCAGGAGAAGGAACAGTATTTGGAACATTAAAAGTATTTGGTGTCGTGTTAGTTCTGGCGATAGTAACACATTGGATTTGGTTAATTGTTCAATACGTTGCAGCAGGTGTTGTTAGTGGAAAAAATCCTTTCATGCTCTTGAAAAATATGATGCCGGCTTATTTCACGGCAATCGGAACAATGAGTAGTGCTGCGACTATTCCCGTAACGCTTCGTTCAGTTAAACAGAACAAAGTAAAAGATGAAATCGCGGATTTTGGAGTACCTCTATGTGCGACGATTCATTTATCAGGTAGTGTGATTACAATTGTTACTTGTACGGTGGCAGTAATGTTGTTAACTCCTGAGCTACCACAACCAACATTGATGATGATGTTACCGGTTATTTTCATGCTTGGCCTAATTATGGTTGCAGCACCAGGCGTTCCTGGTGGTGCCATCATGGCGGCGCTAGGAATTTTGACAACAATGCTTGGTTTTGGTGAAGCAACAATCGGTTTGATGATTGCTCTTTACATGGCCCAAGATAGTTTTGGAACAGCAGCAAATGTTACTGGTGATGGTGCTATTAATGTGATTGTTGATAAACTGAGACTCTAAACTAAAGATATATTTTTTTGAAAAAACCCCCTGAAATGGGGGTTTTTCTAGTTAATGGAGGCTAATCGAGGACAAACAAGAGACCGGCACTCCTGAATTGTCCTCAATCGAGGTGCATGAAGACAAAATTGAAACATGTTTTTTTCATTACCCAAGTCTTTCAAATAGTATATATTTAGAGAGTAATGATAAAATTTAGGCAAGAGAAATTTATCATTTTTATAAAAGTGTGTTCATAAAGGTGGGGAGAACTTTTGAAAATACGGTGGGTCCAATTTATCGGAATCGTTTCTTGTTTTTTGTGTGTTATATGGCTAATCGGGTTTGGACTAGCATTTACTAATTATTTTTATAAAGGAACGACAACAGTCAGTCAACTAGATGTTGTCAGCGATGAAGAAATATTTGAAGAAGCTGAACAAGGGGAATTTGAGATAAATGAGCATGGTAACGCTGAGAAAGGTGAAATTAACCTAGAAAACTCTGAAACTAGTTTTCTTGTCGTCGCTTTAGGAGATTCTCTGACAGTAGGAATGGGCGATGCTGAAGGCAAAGGGTATGTTGGTAATGTTATCGATGACCTTCATGAACGAAAAATTAAAGATATTCATTTAGAGAACCTTGGAGTTAATGGGCTTACCTCTAATGGGCTTTTGGAGATAGTGAGCCAACCAGATGTTGAAGAGCAGATCAAGCAAGCTAAACTGATTTTGCTTACGATCGGTGGAAATGATCTATTTCAAAGTGGACAAACACTTATCAACGTAAATCGGGAAGAAATCGATTTACTTGAACAAGCATATCTGGAAAATATTAAGCAAATCTTCACTCAAATTCGTGCCTTAAATATAGAAGCGCCTATATATTTAAGTGGTCTTTATAACCCATTCATTGAATTTTCAGAGTCTCAAATTACTTCGGAAATTATTGTCGATTGGAATTACAAAACGGCGCTAGAGGTTGGGAAATATTCAAAAGCAATATTTGTACCTACTTTTGATTTGTTTCAACTAAATGTAAATGATTTTTTAGCTGAGGACCGATTTCATCCGAATACAAATGGTTATGAACAAATGGCACTACGAATTGTCTCACTTTTGGCATGGGTAGGTGATGATCAATCATGAATGAAGTGACTTTAACTGTAAGGGGTTTGAAAAAAAGAATTGACGGTAAGGAAATTATCAAAGGAATCGATTTCGAACTTAATAAAGGTGAAATTTTTGGTTTTTTAGGCCCGAATGGTTCTGGAAAAACAACGACTATTAGGATGATCGTCGGACTTATTAAACCTACTGAAGGAACAATTGAAATATGTGGTCATGATGTCCAAAAGAATTTCACAAAAGCTATGGAGCAGATTGGCTGTATTGTCGAAAATCCGGAACTATATCCGTACTTATCTGGTCGCGAAAATTTAAAGCTTTTTTCAGGGATGATGAAAGGGATCAAAAATGAGAGGATTAAAGAAGTTGTTGAACTAGTCGGGTTATCAGAGCGGATTGATGATAAAGTAAAAACCTATTCTCTTGGGATGCGGCAAAGATTAGGAATTGCCCAAGCGCTTCTTGGAAGCCCTAAAATTCTTATTTTGGATGAGCCGACAAACGGTTTAGACCCATCAGGAATTCGTGAAATGCGTGAATTTATAAAATATTTAGCTAGAAATGAAGGAATAAGTGTATTTATATCTAGTCATATGTTAAGTGAAATTCAATTAATGTGTGATAGAGTAGCGATTATTTCAAAAGGAAAAGTTCTTCAAGTTGGGGAAGTGAAAACACTACTTTCACAACAAGAGCAACTTCTCTGGGATATATCACCGATAGAGGTAGGTCTAAATA harbors:
- a CDS encoding ABC transporter substrate-binding protein, producing MKKAIFILISLILLIGITACGQEETEEEVGNSNQETENEENQGQEKDAVEKTELAEVDIMLDWYPNAVHSYLYAAIENGYFEDEGIKVNIQFPANPTDPINLVAAGQITLGISYQPDVVIARGNQDVPIKAIAAIVRSPLNHTVFLEDSVINSPIDLEGKTVGYPGIPLNEALIKTMVETDGGDYDKVTMIDVGFELGSSLTTERVDAVTGAYINHEVPVLKHKGFETRYFNPVDYGVPSFYELVIVTNDDTWNERQADIEAFWRGATKGYEFMKNNPEDALAILLSNQNEANFPLVEEVETQSLEILLPKMESALGFGSQDEAAWQETVDWMLELGLLNQAPSLDDIFVNIVK
- a CDS encoding GDSL-type esterase/lipase family protein encodes the protein MKIRWVQFIGIVSCFLCVIWLIGFGLAFTNYFYKGTTTVSQLDVVSDEEIFEEAEQGEFEINEHGNAEKGEINLENSETSFLVVALGDSLTVGMGDAEGKGYVGNVIDDLHERKIKDIHLENLGVNGLTSNGLLEIVSQPDVEEQIKQAKLILLTIGGNDLFQSGQTLINVNREEIDLLEQAYLENIKQIFTQIRALNIEAPIYLSGLYNPFIEFSESQITSEIIVDWNYKTALEVGKYSKAIFVPTFDLFQLNVNDFLAEDRFHPNTNGYEQMALRIVSLLAWVGDDQS
- a CDS encoding DUF169 domain-containing protein produces the protein MDTIINDKLTELDRAISQYVRTDTFPLAITIVKDETKIPKKAKRPLRDLGVRFSICQGISVARRYGWTLAMGAEDQSCPIARIAFGFEEEVSFYKEGNLPEGMYTKTCELGAKTESVVPKFSKEEAGTILMSSLSRTSFKPDIILVYGNSAQVMRMVAAALYNGGAEITSTFSARADCADIVIKTLQTKKPQVILPCYGDRVFGQTQDHEMAFTLPYESIDDFMEGLKGTHKGGVRYPIPVFSRYEAQFPPTYEALSRMFSE
- a CDS encoding ABC transporter ATP-binding protein — translated: MNEVTLTVRGLKKRIDGKEIIKGIDFELNKGEIFGFLGPNGSGKTTTIRMIVGLIKPTEGTIEICGHDVQKNFTKAMEQIGCIVENPELYPYLSGRENLKLFSGMMKGIKNERIKEVVELVGLSERIDDKVKTYSLGMRQRLGIAQALLGSPKILILDEPTNGLDPSGIREMREFIKYLARNEGISVFISSHMLSEIQLMCDRVAIISKGKVLQVGEVKTLLSQQEQLLWDISPIEVGLNIFAELLVITEISDGYVVTPYSEHEVGEWNRRLVGSGVTVKEIARKTPALEDLFLEVTGGDSID
- a CDS encoding glycoside hydrolase family 18 protein; translated protein: MQIHVVQTEETLWRIAQVYNSTGEEIASANKLTDPERLVVGQALVIPIVGSFYFVQPGDNLWSIGQKFGINYVTIAQLNQLDPSQPLVVGLRLYIPPQPKQSVETNAYIEPRGTTVSENLLNQARSAGPYLTYLAPFSYEARRDGSLDAQPLNGIPEVAEETGASLMMVVTNLEEGEFSGELGRDILQSVAVQDLLIDSIIAETRRVTKYTDVHFDFEFLPVDQREAYNNFLRRAAGKLRAEGLLISSALAPKTRRDQPGQWYEAHDYRAHGEIVDFVVLMTYEWGYSGGPPMAVSPIGPVEEVIQYALTEMPASKIMMGQNLYGYDWTLPFVPGGPYAKAVSPQRAIEIAKQYNVPIQYDNQVQAPHFDYVDEEGAAHKVWFEDARSIQAKFDLIKRLELRGISYWKLGLPFPQNWLLIDENFDVVKR
- a CDS encoding dicarboxylate/amino acid:cation symporter, whose product is MKLVLKLIAGIVIGIILGLIAPDFLIRLLVTIKVVFGSFIGFIIPLIILFFIASGVGGLGKKSGRLVGTTVGLSYLFTVIAGLLAFVISITVIPFTSPEQAGIAEGTSFEPFLRLEITPIMGVVTALVAAFLFGIGMAKTESKTLKVVFDEGKNIIDLVIAKIIIPFLPIYIATIFAELAGEGTVFGTLKVFGVVLVLAIVTHWIWLIVQYVAAGVVSGKNPFMLLKNMMPAYFTAIGTMSSAATIPVTLRSVKQNKVKDEIADFGVPLCATIHLSGSVITIVTCTVAVMLLTPELPQPTLMMMLPVIFMLGLIMVAAPGVPGGAIMAALGILTTMLGFGEATIGLMIALYMAQDSFGTAANVTGDGAINVIVDKLRL
- a CDS encoding ABC transporter ATP-binding protein, producing the protein MTRKALQFEDVSFAYQSSKEPKAILDKLNFYINEGELVSIIGPSGSGKSTIFKLITGLEKPCHGQILINEEHYQNRLGRVGYMPQQDLLMPWRTIIENAALPLEIKGMTKKMAYQKVLELLDQFDLKEARDLYPSELSGGMKQRISFLRTVLSGSNVLLLDEPFSSLDAITRLSMQEWLLGQWKKWKLSILFITHDVDEALFLSDRVFVFTENPVQRFAEIKVPLGRPRVIRDIHSPKVIEVKEQLIERLRTRRLI
- a CDS encoding PaaI family thioesterase — translated: MDKEKLRLQFEKALETHEDGTGNLFFYSLLDFTFDYHTDREVVSIEVPISSLMYNPIGFIHGGIFTYIADTAMGHLCAAFADQPGVSLELKTQFLKTAKTGTLFAEAYFLKKGKNIQFIECVIKDEQKQVLTKTTATFYSIHQK
- a CDS encoding ABC transporter permease; its protein translation is MKQFKNMIPAFLLILLFLGVWQMVASLMAKPFILPTPTQVIMKLWDLKEPLFLVHLPATLLIILTGLALSVLLGVGLAIWMNVSKLAEKAFYPILVSSQTIPIIAIAPIFVLWFGYSLWSKVAVTLIITFFPITVSTFDGLRSSSKELKELLQTMGASKKDIFLKLNVPSALPYFFSGLKVAVTLSVIGAAIGEWLGAQSGLGYFSRRMMTQFDAAGVFAPIVLLSAIGISLFLAVVIIEKITLKWRKTE